Below is a window of Litoribacterium kuwaitense DNA.
CTCATTACCGGCATTACCGAGATCGACAAGCAGACCCAGCTCTTAGCGTTAAACGCTTCGATCGAAGCCGCCAGGGCCGGCGAGCATGGAAAAGGCTTCGCCGTCGTCGCCGAAGAAGTGAAAATGCTGTCCGTGCAGTCGCAGGAATTTTCCGCCCGCATCGTTCAAATTGTCCATGACATTCAAAACGTCACAACCGCCGCCTCGACGTCGATGACCGACGGTGTGAAAAATG
It encodes the following:
- a CDS encoding methyl-accepting chemotaxis protein, producing LITGITEIDKQTQLLALNASIEAARAGEHGKGFAVVAEEVKMLSVQSQEFSARIVQIVHDIQNVTTAASTSMTDGVKNVHETSAMLNEAGTVFQQMMQAFHTIADQIMDVSSASEEMSAGTEEVTAS